TTTTTCAAACTCGCTATTATCAATAAGTTCTTTTATATTTATAAATTTATTATCATATACATTACTATACATTTATTTAACACCCTCCTCTAATATATTTTGGTATCTTAAATATACTCCTGAATATACTATATTCTCTATTATAGCTGTATTCGTTTTTAGATTTAAGTTATCGATTCTTTTTCCTACCATCCCTAATGACATGCTTATTAATTTATCCACCCTTAATTTTAATTCTTCTCTTCTGTCTATATACTCTATAAAAGGATTATATCTTCCTTTTTTATAATCTTTATCTAAATCTTCATATGCATCTAATAAGTATATATATTTTCCTATATTAAACCCAATCTGCCTTAAGTCTTTTTCAAATTCATCTTCTTTGTATGCAAATATCTCTGCCATTAAGTTTCCAAATGTATTTGACACTAAATCAATATTAGTATTGTTTTCTTGCTCTAGATTATATAGTGTTTCTAATTGACCTTTTATAAATTCAGCTTTTTTAGGATATTTTTCATAAGCAGATTTTAATCTTCCTTTATATATAGTATATGCAACTTTATCTTTTAATCCATTATCATCCTTTAAATTATCTTCTAATTTATAATATGTTAAAAGTACATTCATACTTGCCGCATATTCTGTTATTTCATTTATTATCTTTTTTTTCTTTTTAAATGGATTTGTTATACACCCTTCCTCTATTATAGTAGATTTAGGTCTATACACTGCTGTTAGTACTAATATTAAAAATGTTATATCATAATTTAAAGATAATCTAGATATTTCCCCATGATTATCTTTTAAATACTTACATAAGCCACAATAATAACCTCTATAGTGTTCATATTCTCTAAAGGTTAAATCCATTTTGTTTATTTTTACATATCCAAACATAAACATCCCTTTCCAGTATATAAATATAATATTTATATTACTATAGATATAAATTCTACTTCATAGTATTTATATCTATAAATATTTTTATCAATTAATTCTAATGAGTCATAGCATCGTTCATTATCTAATCTCTTAAGCTTTGCCATAGATATAGGTAGATTAAATCTTCGTGGCCCAACTGACCCAGGATTTATATAAAGTATACCTTTATCCTCATATATATTACTTTTATGAGAATGACCATATACAACAATATCTATATTTTCTTCTTTTAAGTCTATATTCACTTTTGATATATCATGAACTAAGTATATTCTTATATTATATATGTCTATTATTTTTTCATCTTTAGCTATACTTTTATCTTTATCACAATTTCCTCTTATAAATTCTACCTTAGCTATTTTCTCCAAACCTTCTATAACTTCAATTTTACCTATATCACCTGTATGTATTATTAAGTTACAGTTACTTAAATTATACACTACTTCTTCTCTCAGTAAACCATGTGTATCTGATATTAATCCTATCATTACAAATTCTCCTACAATTTATGAATTTTATTTATATCATTGTTTCCATATAATTTTTATCTTAAGCATATAATATTATTATTTGCACATTCTAGTTATACAATTATATCCTAAATCGATATATAGTTTTAGAATTTTTCTAATGAAATATAGTAATTTAAACATAAATTTAAAATTTACTATAAATAAAGACCCTCATTAAGAGGGTCACCTTTATAAGATAAACTTAGTTATATCACCTTTTTTATTTTCAATCGTTATAACATCTAATCCTTTATATTCTCTGAATAGCAATTTGATATCTCTCATACTTTGATTTACTTCATTAGGAGTTAAATTTCTAATAAAATACTCCCTCCTCATTTCTTCATAACTTCTATCATTTAAAAAATTCCTTATCATAGTAAAAGCGAAAACATTAGGAATATTACTTTGATTACCTTTTTTATATCCATTATTTCTTAAATACATTATCATACATATTCCTCCAATATTGATTTAGTCATATCAATAAAGTATATATAAAATTTAATGTATTATTACTATACTTTTTAAATGTTTTTCTTTTAATTATAAATATTAAGTTGTATATTTTACTGCACTATTTTTAAATATTTATTTTTCTAAAATCATATCAATTGTTGCTATTTTATTCGTTGCTAATCTATACCAAGTTCAAATTATTTAATAAATTATTTTTATTTTTTATGAATAATTAGATACTTATCTAAATATTATTTATTATAGGTAAACAAGCCTTAAATTTTTATATGTTGTAAGGGGGATAAAAAATATGCTAAACGCACTAAGTAGAAATTTAAATGAAAAAACTAAAGCTATAAGAAGCAGAGGTTATATACCAGCTGTAATTTACGGAAATAAATTAGATAATAGCATACCTATAGAAATTCATAAAACTGAATTTCAAAGATATTTAGATGCTAACGGTGGAGATAAAATAATTGAAATTAATCTAAATGGAGAAGTTAAAAATTGTAAAATAACAGATGTCCAAATCGATGGAGTTAAAGAAGGATTTTTACATATAGACTTTTTATTAGTTTAAAATACGATGATAAAGTAGCACCTTACTATTTTTAGAATTAAAAATCCCTTAGTAATTTGACTTACTAAGAGATTTTTGGGTTCTATTTAACATTATTATCACAATATATATTCATTGCATCACTCATAAACTTAGCTAATCCTTCTCCATACTTATCAATATTTTTAGTGAATCTTTCATCTCCTATATACATAAGAGCAAGACCTCTAAATATTTCTATAGTGCAGTTATAAAAATTAGTTGTTATATGATTTCTCCACTTTTCAATTAATTCT
The Romboutsia ilealis genome window above contains:
- a CDS encoding metallophosphoesterase family protein, encoding MIGLISDTHGLLREEVVYNLSNCNLIIHTGDIGKIEVIEGLEKIAKVEFIRGNCDKDKSIAKDEKIIDIYNIRIYLVHDISKVNIDLKEENIDIVVYGHSHKSNIYEDKGILYINPGSVGPRRFNLPISMAKLKRLDNERCYDSLELIDKNIYRYKYYEVEFISIVI
- a CDS encoding DUF5685 family protein, with the translated sequence MFGYVKINKMDLTFREYEHYRGYYCGLCKYLKDNHGEISRLSLNYDITFLILVLTAVYRPKSTIIEEGCITNPFKKKKKIINEITEYAASMNVLLTYYKLEDNLKDDNGLKDKVAYTIYKGRLKSAYEKYPKKAEFIKGQLETLYNLEQENNTNIDLVSNTFGNLMAEIFAYKEDEFEKDLRQIGFNIGKYIYLLDAYEDLDKDYKKGRYNPFIEYIDRREELKLRVDKLISMSLGMVGKRIDNLNLKTNTAIIENIVYSGVYLRYQNILEEGVK